The following coding sequences lie in one Zingiber officinale cultivar Zhangliang chromosome 2B, Zo_v1.1, whole genome shotgun sequence genomic window:
- the LOC122049186 gene encoding inositol-tetrakisphosphate 1-kinase 1-like — protein sequence MAEPSDRRFLVGYALSAKKQQSFIRPSLVRTARDRGVDLVPIDPWRPLAEQGPFDCVIHKLYSKDWSFQLADFAAKNPGVPIVDQPLADIERLRNRITMLQFVSGLNVPRGTETFGVPKQMLVNGWRSVCSSMRTYLEFPVIAKPLFSDASPKSHRMTLLFNRRAPMLGVQPPMVVQEFINHRGVLFKVYVAGNYVQCVRRKSLPDVPPRRHHPIESLSFSRQCNTPLYEHLEGAELPPQSFLEKIARGLRQATGLRLFNFDMIRDADARDHYFIIDINYFPGYSKMPGYEEFVTNFLWDMVHEKGESDAGSSSFSATD from the coding sequence ATGGCGGAGCCTTCCGATCGTCGGTTCTTGGTGGGCTACGCGCTCTCGGCCAAGAAGCAGCAGAGCTTCATCCGTCCCTCTCTCGTGCGCACCGCCCGCGACCGCGGCGTCGATCTTGTCCCCATCGACCCCTGGCGGCCCCTCGCCGAGCAGGGTCCCTTCGACTGCGTGATCCACAAGCTCTACAGCAAGGATTGGAGCTTCCAGCTCGCAGATTTCGCCGCCAAGAACCCCGGCGTCCCAATCGTCGACCAACCCCTCGCCGATATCGAGCGCCTTCGCAACCGCATCACCATGCTCCAGTTCGTCTCCGGGCTGAATGTCCCTCGTGGGACGGAGACCTTCGGGGTCCCAAAACAAATGCTGGTCAATGGCTGGAGGTCAGTCTGCTCCTCTATGAGAACCTACCTCGAGTTTCCCGTCATCGCCAAGCCCCTGTTCTCCGACGCCAGCCCTAAGTCTCACAGGATGACCCTTCTCTTCAACCGACGCGCTCCCATGCTCGGGGTTCAGCCTCCTATGGTGGTGCAGGAGTTCATCAATCACAGAGGGGTACTCTTCAAGGTCTATGTGGCTGGAAATTACGTGCAATGTGTGAGAAGAAAGTCCCTCCCGGACGTACCACCTAGACGGCATCATCCCATCgaatctctctctttctctcgtcAATGCAACACGCCCTTGTACGAGCATCTAGAAGGGGCAGAGCTGCCTCCACAGAGCTTTCTGGAGAAGATAGCAAGGGGCTTGCGGCAGGCTACGGGCTTGCGCCTCTTCAACTTCGACATGATAAGGGATGCGGATGCCCGCGACCATTACTTCATCATCGACATCAATTACTTCCCCGGCTACTCCAAGATGCCTGGTTATGAAGAATTTGTAACCAACTTTTTATGGGACATGGTTCATGAGAAAGGGGAATCTGATGCTGGCAGTTCTTCTTTCTCCGCCACGGACTGA